Proteins from a genomic interval of Aquila chrysaetos chrysaetos chromosome 20, bAquChr1.4, whole genome shotgun sequence:
- the GRM2 gene encoding metabotropic glutamate receptor 2, with translation MAVPLAAWLWLMRLATCLAAGHGMAGKKEISMDGDLVIGGLFPVHEKGAGSEDCGKINEHRGIQRLEAMLFALDEINKDGSILPGVKLGAHILDTCSKDTYALEQSLDFVRASLTRVDGSEHICPDGSYAVHDDVPTAITGVIGGSYSDVSIQVANLLRLFQIPQISYASTSAKLSDKSRYDYFARTVPPDFYQAKAMAEILRFFNWTYVSTVASEGDYGETGIEAFEQEARMRNICIATSEKVGRSMNKKTYDGVVRALLQKPNARVVVLFTRSEDARELLAAAQRANVSFTWVASDGWGALESVVAGSEAVAEGAITIELAAYPIKEFAAYFRNLNPYNNSRNPWFREFWEQKFKCSFHTQDCSRYSLKTGKFEPESKITFVVNAVYAMAHSLHNMHQALCPNATKLCDAMKPVNGKRFYKDFMLNVNFDAPFRPADTKSVVRFDRYGDGIGRYNIFNYHYMDGRYRYQKVGYWAEGLILNTSLIPWAETSIPVSQCSDPCKKNEIKSMQPGDICCWICIPCQPYEYLLDEFTCMDCGLGYWPNETLNGCYELPQEYIRWKDVWAIGPVTISCLGFISTLFVFGVFMKNNDTPIVKASGRELCYILLTGVLMCYSMTFIFIAKPSTEVCTLRRLGLGTSFAVCYSALLTKTNRIARIFSGVKEGVQRPRFISPTSQVVICMALISCQLIIVIIWLLVETPGTGKETEPDKRYIVTLKCNNRDSNMLISLTYNVLLIVLCTVYAFKTRKCPENFNEAKFIGFTMYTTCIIWLAFLPIFYVTSSDYRVQTTTMCISVSLSGTVVLGCLFTPKLHIILFQPQKNVASHRVGTARFSVAAASSSQSHGSASQYVPTVCNGREVVDSTTSSL, from the exons TGGCAAGAAGGAGATCAGCATGGATGGGGACCTGGTGATCGGGGGCCTCTTCCCCGTCCATGAGAAAGGAGCGGGGAGCGAAGACTGCGGCAAGATCAACGAGCACCGGGGCATCCAGCGCCTGGAGGCCATGCTCTTTGCCCTGGACGAGATCAACAAGGACGGGAGCATCCTGCCGGGGGTGAAGCTGGGCGCCCACATCCTTGACACCTGCTCCAAGGACACCTACGCCCTCGAGCAGTCCCTCGACTTTGTCCGTGCCTCCCTCACCAGGGTGGATGGCTCCGAGCACATCTGCCCCGATGGCTCCTACGCCGTCCACGATGACGTGCCCACTGCCATCACTGGCGTCATCGGGGGCTCCTACAGCGACGTTTCCATCCAG GTGGCCAACCTGCTGCGGCTCTTCCAGATCCCACAGATCAGCTATGCCTCCACCAGCGCCAAGCTCAGCGATAAGTCCCGCTACGACTACTTCGCCCGCACCGTCCCGCCAGACTTCTACCAAGCCAAAGCCATGGCGGAGATCCTCCGCTTTTTTAACTGGACTTACGTCTCCACTGTGGCCTCGGAGGGCGACTACGGGGAGACAGGGATCGAGGCCTTTGAGCAAGAAGCCCGCATGCGCAACATCTGCATTGCCACCTCGGAGAAGGTGGGACGCTCCATGAACAAGAAGACCTACGACGGGGTGGTCCGGGCTCTGCTGCAGAAGCCCAATGCCAGAGTGGTTGTGCTGTTCACCCGAAGCGAAGATGCCCGGGAGCTGCTGGCGGCTGCCCAGAGAGCCAACGTGTCCTTCACGTGGGTGGCCAGTGATGGGTGGGGAGCCCTAGAGAGCGTGGTGGCCGGGAGCGAAGCTGTGGCGGAGGGAGCCATCACCATCGAGCTGGCAGCCTACCCCATTAAGGAGTTTGCTGCCTACTTCCGTAACCTCAACCCCTACAATAACAGCCGAAATCCCTGGTTTCGGGAGTTTTGGGAGCAGAAGTTCAAGTGCAGCTTCCACACGCAGGACTGTAGCCGGTACTCCCTCAAGACAGGCAAGTTTGAACCAGAGTCCAAGATCACGTTCGTGGTCAATGCAGTCTATGCCATGGCTCACTCTCTCCACAACATGCACCAGGCGCTGTGCCCCAATGCCACCAAGCTCTGCGACGCCATGAAGCCCGTCAATGGCAAGAGGTTCTACAAGGACTTTATGCTCAATGTTAATTTTGATG cgCCATTCAGGCCAGCAGACACCAAGAGCGTTGTTCGATTCGACCGCTATGGCGACGGGATCGGGCGCTACAACATCTTCAACTATCACTACATGGATGGGCGGTATCGGTATCAGAAGGTGGGCTACTGGGCTGAGGGGCTCATCCTCAACACCAGCCTCATCCCATGGGCTGAGACCTCCATCCCTGTGTCCCAGTGCAGCGATCCCTGCAAGAAGAATGAGATAAAGAGCATGCAGCCTGGAGACATATGCTGCTGGATCTGCATCCCCTGCCAGCCCTATGAGTATTTGCTGGATGAGTTCACCTGCATGGACTGCGGTCTCGGTTACTGGCCCAACGAGACCCTGAATGGCTGCTATGAGTTGCCCCAAGAGTACATCCGCTGGAAAGACGTCTGGGCCATCGGTCCTGTCACTATCTCTTGCCTGGGATTTATCTCCACTCTCTTTGTTTTCGGAGTCTTCATGAAGAACAATGACACTCCCATCGTGAAGGCCTCTGGCCGGGAGCTCTGCTACATTCTCCTGACTGGGGTCCTCATGTGCTACAGCATGACCTTCATCTTCATCGCAAAGCCCTCCACTGAGGTGTGCACGCTCCGACGCCTGGGGCTGGGCACGTCCTTCGCCGTCTGCTATTCGGCCCTCTTGACCAAGACGAATCGCATCGCCAGGATCTTCAGCGGGGTGAAGGAGGGGGTCCAGCGCCCCCGGTTCATAAGCCCCACATCGCAGGTGGTCATCTGCATGGCCCTCATCTCTTGCCAGCTGATTATCGTCATCATCTGGCTGCTGGTGGAAACCCCCGGCACAGGCAAGGAGACCGAGCCTGACAAGAGGTACATCGTCACCCTCAAGTGCAACAACCGCGATTCCAACATGCTCATTTCGCTTACCTACAATGTCCTCTTGATTGTCCTCTGCACGGTCTATGCCTTCAAGACACGGAAATGCCCCGAAAACTTCAACGAGGCCAAGTTTATTGGGTTCACCATGTACACAACCTGCATCATCTGGCTGGCCTTCCTGCCCATCTTCTACGTGACCTCCAGCGACTACCGA GTCCAGACCACCACCATGTGCATCTCGGTGAGCCTCAGCGGCACCGTGGTCCTCGGCTGCCTCTTCACCCCCAAGCTCCACATCATACTCTTCCAGCCGCAGAAGAACGTGGCCAGCCACCGCGTGGGCACTGCTCGGTTCAGCGTGGCGGCTGCCAGCTCCAGCCAGTCCCATG GCTCGGCCTCGCAGTACGTGCCCACGGTGTGCAACGGCCGCGAGGTGGTGGACTCCACGACGTCATCCTTGTGA
- the NAA80 gene encoding LOW QUALITY PROTEIN: N-alpha-acetyltransferase 80 (The sequence of the model RefSeq protein was modified relative to this genomic sequence to represent the inferred CDS: inserted 1 base in 1 codon) — MGSMSEELSLVPLHRRPELLEACAKLLGEEWGKSRASRLHTLQRSSDAFPICLLLLRSRGPAEALAAREGPCQLVGHVRLSRVAGRPRDLFVESVVVARALRGQGYGRQLMEATERWARARGFGCLHLTTHDKQHFYAHLGFVLGEPVQSVAFLSPAIPAEVLRLFSAPPGTATATATRPRVPSAPPPPLPPPAAPPPPPXPPTVIWARGVLAESSGQSLLDTPHRDAKGLPIFWMKKDI; from the exons ATGGGCTCCATGTCGGAGGAACTCAGCCTGGTCCCTCTGCACCGGAGGCCGGAGCTGCTGGAGGCCTGCGCCAAGCTGCTGGGCGAGGAGTGGGGGAAGAGCCGGGCGTCGCGGCTCCACACGCTCCAGCGCTCCTCGGATGCCTTCCccatctgcctgctgctgctgcggagCCGGGGCCCTGCCGAGGCCCTCGCCGCCCGGGAGGGTCCCTGCCAGCTCGTGGGCCACGTCCGGCTCTCCCGCGTGGCCGGCCGTCCCCGCGACCTCTTCGTGGAGAGCGTGGTGGTGGCCCGGGCGCTGCGGGGCCAGGGCTACGGGCGGCAGCTGATGGAGGCCACCGAGCGGTgggcccgggcccggggctTCGGCTGCCTTCATCTTACCACCCACGACAAGCAGCATTTCTATGCCCACCTGGGCTTCGTCCTGGGCGAGCCGGTGCAGAGCGTGGCCTTCCTCAGCCCCGCCATACCCGCCGAGGTGCTGCGGCTCTTCTCCGCCCCTCCTGGCACTGCCACTGCCACCGCCACCAGGCCAAGGGtgccctctgcccccccccctcccctcccgccccccgccgctccccccccccccc ccccgccaaccgTGATCTGGGCAAGGGGAGTCCTGGCCGAGAGCAGCGGGCAGAGCCTCCTGGACACCCCCCACCGCGATGCCAAAGGGCTGCCCATCTTCTGGATGAAGAAGGACATCTGA
- the RRP9 gene encoding U3 small nucleolar RNA-interacting protein 2, with amino-acid sequence MSEVTRALTASYYPRRSPARVPGTPKGCGTGPEAVPRQRGLAQGPRGAEQADRDLGSSHPSTVTVTATPSRRRTLGAGTEPRQKSPAEGAEPATGGGAWRRGGGAGPARSEWRRYPSDRAAGFRGRGGGAAEAVGGVARPPEANRSGRGGAWPPAAGGAGTTCGGSMAAAAGGRRAKAPRGAAGRRRPRAAVPGAEGRPRAAAGRPVDEEVSSDSEPESPSLGRRRREAAEEEVEETPQEKKLRLAKLYLEQLRQHEEERAAAEEEETQPADLIGDRLKEDVLEQKGRLQRLVAKDVQPPDPASIRMLRGHQLPVTCLVISPDDRFIFSASKDGSLIKWEVESGKRLCVVPGGKKGTEERHMGHASHVLCMAISSDGKYLATGDRNKLIMIWDAATCKRLHIFTGHRDAVSGLSFRKGTHQLYSASHDRCVKVWNVAENAYVETLFGHQDVITGLDSLSRECCVTAGGRDGTVRLWKIPEESQLVFYGHQGSIDCIQLINEEHMVSGADDGSLALWGLTKKKPLALARQAHGMQDAQGLQQPYWISAVAALRNSDLLATGSHSASVKLWKCGEGFRKLEPLWDIPLVGFVNSLKFSAAGDFLVAGLGQEHRLGRWWRVKEAKNGICIIPLKRRAAAPSSEAPDSSEAPDSS; translated from the exons ATGTCGGAAGTCACAAGAGCATTG ACAGCCAGCTACTACCCCCGTCGCAGCCCAGCACGGGTCCCTGGGACCCCCAAAGGATGTGGGACGGGACCAGAGGCCGTGCCCCGGCAGCGGGGGCTGGCCCAGGGTCCCCGAGGGGCTGAACAAGCTGATCGTGATTTGGGAAGCAGCCACCCATCCACCGTCACCGTCACCGCGACGCCGTCTCG CCGCAGGACACTCGGGGCAGGGACGGAGCCCCGGCAGAAGAGCCCCGCCGAAGGGGCGGAGCCAGCTACAGGGGGCGGGGCATGGCgccgagggggcggggcggggccggcgcggaGTGAATGGCGTCGCTACCCGAGTGACAGGGCGGCCGGCTTCCGTGGAAGGGGAGGCGGGGCCGCGGAGGCGGTGGGAGGCGTGGCCCGGCCGCCTGAAGCCAATAGgagcgggcggggcggggcctggCCGCCCgcagccggcggggcgggcacCACGTGCGGCGGCagcatggcggcggcggcgggcggcaggAGGGCCAAGGCcccgcgcggggcggcgggacggcggcggccgcgggcggcg GTCCCGGGCGCCGAGGGGAGgccgcgggcggcggccggccggcccgTCGACGAGGAGGTGTCCAGCGACTCCGAGCCGGAGAG CCCGTCGttggggcggcggcggcgggaggcggcggaggAAGAGGTGGAGGAGACGCCGCAGGAGAAGAAGCTGCGCCTGGCCAAGCTGTACCTGGAGCAGCTCCGCCAGCACG AGGaggagcgggcggcggcggaggaggaggaaaccCAGCCGGCGGATCTCATCGGCGACCGGCTGAAGGAGGACGTG ctcGAGCAGAAGGGCCGGCTGCAGCGCCTGGTCGCCAAAGAT gTGCAGCCTCCGGATCCAGCCAGCATCCGCATGCTGCGGGGGCACCAGCTGCCCGTCACCTGCCTGGTCATCTCTCCAGATGACAGGTtcatcttttctgcttccaaGGACGGCTCCCTCATCAAAT GGGAGGTGGAGAGCGGGAAGAGGTTGTGCGTGGTGCCGGGGGGGAAGAAGGGCACCGAGGAGCGGCACATGGGACACGCATCCCACGTCCTCTGCATGGCCATCTCGTCAGATGGCAAGTACCTG GCCACAGGAGACAGGAACAAGCTGATCATGATCTGGGATGCAGCCACCTGCAAGCGCCTGCACATCTTCACTGGGCACCGCGATGCCGTCTCG GGTCTGTCCTTCCGGAAGGGCACGCACCAGCTGTACAGTGCCTCCCACGACCGCTGCGTCAAGGTCTGGAACGTGGCAGAGAATGCATACGTGGAGACCCT GTTCGGGCACCAGGATGTCATCACGGGGCTGGACAGCCTGAGCCGGGAGTGCTGTGTGACGGCAGGGGGACGGGATGGTACCGTGCGACTCTGGAAGATCCCGGAGGAGTCGCAGCTTGTGTTTTACGGGCACCA GGGCTCCATCGACTGTATCCAGCTCATCAACGAGGAGCACATGGTGTCAGGTGCCGATGACGG GTCCCTAGCCCTGTGGGGGCTAACGAAAAAGAAGCCGTTGGCACTGGCCCGGCAGGCGCACGGCATGCAGGATGCCCAGGGCCTGCAGCAGCCATACTGGATCTCGGCAGTGGCCGCCCTGCGCAACAGTGACCTCCTGGCTACAG GCTCCCACAGCGCCAGCGTGAAGCTTTGGAAGTGCGGTGAGGGATTTCGGAAGCTGGAGCCCCTCTGGGACATCCCGTTG GTGGGTTTTGTTAACAGCCTCAAGTTCTCTGCAGCCGGCGACTTCCTCGTGGCTGGCCTTGGACAGGAGCACCG GCTTGGCCGGTGGTGGAGAGTCAAAGAAGCCAAGAACGGCATCTGCATCATCCCCCTGAAGCggagggctgcagcccccagctccGAAGCCCCCGACAGCTCCGAAGCCCCCGACAGCTCCTAG
- the LOC115353742 gene encoding maestro heat-like repeat family member 5, translated as MAERPPGHVRQAWEEKDGAAPAPSSGPKPDEVCKVQLLRADLCCSTLAVPTEEDNTLDIIRAFLRSRPKQEAQKLRFLASICTVCSTTSVDSTVWDMLYFCQLEVVETIEVLLQEEPAGHQGIMVQQQAMLAITSMSRAGLLLQEKKSSLLYACFCSIFHLPPQEDTQGPDASLYSKTLATMDSMLQVLVRSAGTLGIVELQNILQLLLPFTNSQLAVVQERAMARIARLANFITTYSLPQVCPCFAQATVLRHQCSKTHQFVMLGKLVGHLTLCCTCKDKGTRHEAAEALYHLHTFVLQQRSRWPWLHDTGQLQLQEGWQATQPWQLLQTSHTGKIFLMFTKYLQPSDGADIILMAIKSLRAPSAYSISLAAHMVDVLVADHAFQPGQVLNIMWAIYRSLPSVRAVVALKSLDRALLVLMGKHPSEVVASLLQCSPMCTHVAVAMWRAMMSEPQAAEKVLRELLSILMNQSLRKTSTSTKDNPRILSLAAARTINEILLQSICLWQVEAIFPQLFLALLFQVSFTTELTLQEVHIFWREHQQDLLTPIRSAVQSMRMLLCSMGFESQVLAIEAQGGWDTLLSSQTHLMEVRIIAREMMKTPSPLCSTIFCHLAELLSVEDPTWEMVAMVFFIEMLNCTNLSEELDRALEIFPMYLQSQCLGMPSLVLRAILRLTERPDTERKALVLLPYVMEQLQGADSDASAAALPVLGNMLRLLEGKTLSLTALALADKLRPLFDDELDTARELSIRLFQITMGLVVGTEKKNMRKKVWDSLLPLLFHLHDQDKSVAKASQEALRSAGQFLKWGQLAQLAETAQAWRICECLLARKRSRAKDYLCQSQTYLQSPQEPLRQEAVRFIGRAGRRLIRPLPDAAPRGQPSPGNCAARRAGWRGPQCLVGSLTCCVPPGLIGRDVDEHKKVEYIREILQGTSKDTSPLVSSLATQTVLILGRGRLKSRFNLPRLSLQMPRAWMRSHSVPSEDSAQAETKEEPQP; from the exons aTGGCAGAGAGACCCCCTGGCCACGTTAGGCAGGcctgggaggagaaggatggAGCTGCCCCGGCTCCCAGCTCCGGGCCAAAGCCCGACGAGGTGTGCAAGGTCCAGCTGCTGCGGGCAG ATCTGTGCTGCTCCACCTTGGCTGTGCCCACGGAGGAAGATAATACCCTGGACATCATTCGAGCCTTCCTCAGGAGCAGGCCAAAG CAAGAGGCCCAGAAGCTGAGGTTTCTGGCCTCCATCTGCACTGTCTGCAGCACCACCAGTGTGGACTCCACTGTGTGGGACATGCTTTACTTCTGCCAGCTGGAGGTGGTGGAGACCATCGAG GTGCTGCTGCAAGAGGAGCCTGCTGGCCACCAGGGCATCATGGTGCAGCAGCAAGCCATGCTGGCCATCACCTCCATGAG cagagcagggctgcttctgcaggagaAGAAGAGCAGCCTCCTCTATGcctgcttctgcagcatcttCCACTTGCCTCCTCAGGAGGACACTCAGGGTCCTGATGCTTCACTCTACTCCAAG ACCCTGGCCACAATGGACAGCATGCTGCAGGTGCTGGTACGCAGCGCCGGCACCCTCGGCATCGTGGAGCTGCAGAACATCTTGCAG ctgctgctgcccttcacCAATTCCCAGCTGGCAGTGGTGCAGGAGAGGGCCATGGCACGGATTGCCAGGCTGGCCAACTTCATCACTACCTACTCCCTGCCGCAG GTCTGCCCCTGCTTTGCACAAGCCACAGTCCTCAGGCATCAGTGCTCCAAGACACATCAGTTTGTGATGCTGGGGAAGCTGGTGGGGCACCTCACCCTCTGTTGCACCTGCAAGGACAAGGGGACCCGTCACGAGGCTGCAGAAGCTCTCTATCACCTGCACACCTTTGTCCTGCAGCAGAGAA GCAGGTGGCCGTGGCTGCATGACAcagggcagctgcagctccaggagGGCTGGCAAGCAACGCAGCCCTGGCAGCTTTTGCAAACCAGCCACACCGGCAAAATCTTCTTG ATGTTCACAAAATACCTCCAGCCCTCCGACGGGGCAGACATCATCCTCATGGCTATCAAGAGCTTGAGAGCCCCAAGTGCCTACAGCATCAGCCTGGCTGCCCACATGGTGGACGTCCTTGTGGCGGACCATGCCTTCCAGCCGGGGCAG GTGCTGAACATCATGTGGGCCATCTACAGAAGCCTGCCCTCCGTCAGGGCGGTGGTAGCCCTCAAAAGCCTGGACAGGGCCCTGCTGGTGCTGATGGGCAAACACCCCAGCGAGGTGGTGGCCAGCCTGCTGCAGTGCTCCCCGATGTGCACCCA TGTCGCCGTGGCCATGTGGAGGGCGATGATGTCTGAGCCCCAGGCTGCGGAGAaggtgctgagggagctgctCAGCATCCTGATGAACCAGTCACTTCGCAAGACCTCCACCTCCACCAAGGACAACCCCCGCATCCTCTCCCTGGCT gcagccaggaCAATAAATGAGATCCTCCTGCAGTCCATCTGCCTGTGGCAGGTGGAGGCaattttcccccagcttttccTGGCGCTGCTTTTCCAAGTGTCGTTCACCACGGAGCTGACGCTGCAGGAGGTGCACATCTTCTGGAGGGAGCACCAACAGGATCTGCTCACTCCCATCAG GTCTGCGGTGCAGTCCATGAgaatgctgctctgcagcatgggCTTTGAGAGCCAGGTACTGGCCATCGAGGCGCAGGGTGGCTGGGACACCCTGCTCAGCTCCCAGACTCACCTCATGGAAGTGCGCATCATCGCCAG GGAGATGATGAAGACCCCAAGTCCCCTGTGCTCCACCATCTTCTGCCATCTGGCAGAGCTCCTCAGTGTGGAGGACCCCACCTGGGAGATGGTCGCCATGGTCTTCTTCATCGAG ATGCTGAACTGTACCAACCTCAGTGAAGAGCTGGACCGTGCCCTGGAAATCTTCCCCATGTATCTGCAGAGCCAGTGCCTGGGGATGCCCAGCCTGGTGCTCAGGGCCATCCTCAGGCTCACTGAGAGGCCCGACACA gaaaggaaagccCTAGTCCTGCTGCCGTACGTTatggagcagctgcagggtgCTGACAGTGATGCCAGTGCCGCGGCGCTGCCCGTGCTTGGCAACATGCTCcggctgctggaggggaagaCGCTCAGCCTCACTGCCCTGGCACTGGCTGACAAGCTCCGGCCGCTCTTCGACGAT gaGCTGGACACCGCGCGGGAGCTCTCCATCCGTCTCTTCCAAATCACAATGGGGCTCGTGGTGGGCACCGAAAAGAAGAATATGAGGAAGAAAGTGTGGGACAGCCTGCTGCCGCTGCTCTTTCACCTGCATGACCAGGACAAGAGCGTGGCCAAG GCCTCCCAGGAAGCCCTCCGCAGCGCTGGCCAGTTCCTGAAGTGGGGGCAGCTGGCGCAACTGGCCGAGACGGCGCAGGCATGGAGGATCTGTGAGTGCCTG ctggCCAGGAAGAGGAGCAGGGCCAAGGACTACCTGTGCCAGAGCCAGACCTACCTGCAGAGCCCGCAGGAGCCCCTGCGGCAGGAGGCTGTCAGGTTCATCG GTAGGGCTGGCAGGAGGCTCATCCGTCCCCTCCCCGATGCTGCACCCCGGGGTCAGCCCTCCCCAGGGAACTGTGCGGCCAGACGGGCTGGGTGGCGGGGTCCCCAATGTCTAGTGGGGTCCCTGACATGCTGTGTCCCCCCAGGACTCATTGGACGGGATGTGGATGAGCACAAGAAGGTGGAGTACATCAGAGAGA TCCTTCAAGGCACAAGCAAAGATACCAGCCCCCTGGTCTCCTCCCTGGCAACTCAGACGGTCCTCATCCTCGGACGAGGAAGGCTGAAGTCGAGGTTTAACCTACCACGGCTGAGCTTACAGATGCCGAGAGCATGGATGAGGTCACACTCAGTCCCCAGCGAGGACTCTGCTCAGGCAGAGACAAAGGAGGAGCCCCAGCCCTAG